Genomic DNA from Fodinicurvata sp. EGI_FJ10296:
AGCCATTGCCACCGCCGATTGCAAACTGCCCTTCATGCAGCTGGATCGAGGCGTCGGACTGAATGGCGGTGTTGTTGGCGACGGCCGTGGCCGTGCTGATGACTTCCGGCAGTTCGGTCGTTGCGTCGAGCGGATCCAGCACGATCACGTCGCCTACGTCGAATTGCGACAGGTCGATCGTGAATTCCAGGTCGCCCGATCCCGTGCAGCTGGTCACAAAGGAACCATCTCCGCCTTCGGAACAGCCGAAACTCACCGTGTTGGTGCCGTTGCGGAATACGATGCCATCCTCGACCACGGTCAGGGTCACGTCGCTGTCGATTGTCGAGCCCTGTCCACTCCCGAGCAGCTCGTACTCAGCCGAGTCGATATAGTCGACCAGGAACTGGATCTCGCCTTCAACGTCGCCGTTGCCGACAGGCTGATTGTTGAAGATATCGGTCACTGTCGACGTAGCGGAATGGTCGCCGATCGAGACCTGCAGGTCTTCAAGCATGATCATGCCCGTTGGCGTGAAGTCGGCATCGATGTCGATGGTCTTGGTGATGACCTCGTTGATTTCGGCATCCCACCGCCAGTCGACATCGTCGAACGCGGCGGCCGGGGCGGCGATGAATGCGAGAGCGGCGGCGGACGCGCCGGCATACATGCTCAGCTTGTTGAATTTCTTCATGATTCAGCTCTCCAGTGAACGATTGTTTTCAAGAGTCGCAGTGAAGAACTCGGTCTCGGCCAGTTCGCATTCGGGACTGGACGGGAGGCCGAGGAAGTCCGTCATGATCTGATGGACAGCCATCTCCACGACGGACCGCACGCCGAGTTGAAGCGGTTCGTTTTCGATGCGACCGGCATCGAACTCGACGAGCTGGTCTCCGAAGAAGCGGAAGACGTTGGCTTCGACTTCGTATCCGGAAATCTGCTTCTGCAGGGTGGTCACATAGGGGACGTCGAAGGTGACGGGGTTCACGACCCGGAGGTCCAGGCCGACATTGATCACCACCGAGCGTCCGCCCAGACCGGCGCCGCCGACGTAAAGTCCGGCGCCCTGGCTGACGATGTTGTAGTTGAGCTCTGTCAGGGCCCCGAGCACGACGAAGTTCGACGGCCGAACGTTGGGATTCTGCGGACCGGCCCGCTGCATGAGACCCTGGGCGACCATCTCGCGTTCGGCGAGCGGGATGCGCAGGTCGAAGCGTTCGACGAGGCGCGCCTTTCGGGTCCGCCAGAGGGCGCTCATGACCATCTCGGTCACGCCCTGGGTCATCACCATGCCGTCGCTTTCAGGGTCGCGCTGGCCGGTCTTGTCCAGGATTTCCCCGACCGTAAAGGTCGGTATGTTAGTGCCAGGCAACTGAGCGAGTTGAGCCAGACATTCAGTATATGGAGTATAGTTGTTCGTTACAGGGTATGTGAAGCTCGGCTCGACGCCGTTCTGCTGCGTAGTTGCTACCCCGGCGCAGCCTGAAACCAGAAAAATAGTCAGTAATTGTGGGGCAATTAATTGTAATTTCATGATACCCTCTGCGCGGCTTCTTATAACAAGGGCGAAATATCAATCCGTGCAAGAACGGTACGAAAATTGTACTCGCGATTACACTGAGAGTTCGGCCACGCAGAATGGCATTGGGAATAGCGTCCTACCTCACCCTGTGGATCACACCACGTTGTCGCCGCGGCTATGATCAGCATGTTCTAGTTCAATGGTATTTGTCGGCGGGGGAAACGCG
This window encodes:
- a CDS encoding CsgG/HfaB family protein → MPGTNIPTFTVGEILDKTGQRDPESDGMVMTQGVTEMVMSALWRTRKARLVERFDLRIPLAEREMVAQGLMQRAGPQNPNVRPSNFVVLGALTELNYNIVSQGAGLYVGGAGLGGRSVVINVGLDLRVVNPVTFDVPYVTTLQKQISGYEVEANVFRFFGDQLVEFDAGRIENEPLQLGVRSVVEMAVHQIMTDFLGLPSSPECELAETEFFTATLENNRSLES